A single window of Anaerolineae bacterium DNA harbors:
- a CDS encoding YjbQ family protein — protein sequence MVRTERVRVQTAGFADIVDITPEVADAVRRAGLNHGIVTVFVAGSTAGVTTIEHEDGLLRDLQEAFERIAPSDRPYHHDLRWGDGNGFSHVRASLLGPSLTVPVENGRLTLGTWQQIVLVDFDNRSRRRELVIQLMGE from the coding sequence ATGGTGCGAACGGAGCGGGTTCGCGTACAGACCGCCGGCTTCGCCGATATCGTGGACATCACCCCAGAAGTGGCGGATGCGGTGCGGCGCGCCGGCCTGAACCACGGCATTGTCACGGTCTTCGTGGCCGGCTCCACCGCCGGCGTCACCACCATCGAGCATGAGGACGGCCTGCTGCGCGACCTGCAGGAAGCCTTCGAGCGGATAGCCCCCAGCGACCGCCCGTACCATCACGATCTCCGCTGGGGCGATGGCAATGGCTTCTCCCATGTGCGGGCCTCCCTCCTCGGGCCATCCCTGACGGTGCCGGTGGAGAACGGCCGGCTGACGCTGGGGACCTGGCAGCAGATCGTGCTGGTGGATTTCGACAACCGCTCGCGCCGGCGGGAGCTGGTCATTCAGCTCATGGGGGAGTAG
- a CDS encoding sigma-70 family RNA polymerase sigma factor, which translates to MFMQDDVQGVEERRLLEQAQCGDQQALASIFDRYYERIYAYIYRRTGQASLAEDLAGEVFLRLVETLKLQRGPNLHLGAWLYRVAHNLVVDHFRRNAKAPTQSMEDWLVAVPDDPLEHVEQEQLQAVVRQALRRLTPDQQQVIILKFVEGLSNAEVGLILGKPEGAVKSLQHRALAALRRQLEKALPPSAWPRWVRSSPDEGPKGRDSG; encoded by the coding sequence ATGTTCATGCAAGATGATGTGCAGGGCGTCGAGGAACGCCGCTTGCTGGAGCAGGCGCAGTGCGGCGACCAGCAAGCTCTAGCGAGCATTTTCGACCGGTACTATGAGCGCATCTACGCCTATATATACCGTCGAACTGGTCAGGCGAGCCTGGCGGAAGACCTGGCCGGCGAGGTGTTCCTGCGTCTGGTCGAAACGCTCAAGCTTCAGCGCGGGCCGAACCTGCATCTGGGCGCCTGGCTGTACCGGGTTGCCCATAATTTGGTCGTGGACCATTTCCGCCGCAACGCCAAGGCGCCCACGCAGTCCATGGAGGATTGGCTGGTAGCCGTGCCGGATGACCCGCTGGAACATGTGGAGCAGGAGCAACTGCAGGCGGTGGTGCGGCAGGCGCTCCGCCGGCTGACACCGGATCAACAGCAGGTCATTATCCTGAAGTTTGTGGAGGGCCTTTCCAACGCGGAGGTCGGACTTATCCTGGGAAAACCGGAAGGGGCGGTGAAGTCGCTCCAGCACCGGGCGCTGGCCGCCCTGCGCCGGCAGTTGGAGAAGGCATTGCCCCCTTCCGCGTGGCCCAGGTGGGTCAGGAGCAGTCCTGATGAAGGACCGAAGGGACGAGATTCTGGATGA
- a CDS encoding response regulator transcription factor, translating to MSARILIVDDDPPSLKMTAFLLREEGYQVLTAEDGRQALRLIDEEEPDLLVLDVMMPHIDGLEVCRRVRQSRNVPIIILSAKGETSDRVLGLELGADDYLAKPFEPSELLARIKALLRRAAAFSQPALENLEVGGIALDSVNHTATLPNGETVVLTPIEFKLLHALMSNAGRTVSHDKLLNYVWGYDYPGDANQIAVYIGRLRAKIEEDRRHPRRLITVRGVGYRFEKP from the coding sequence ATGAGCGCCCGCATCCTGATCGTGGATGATGACCCGCCCAGCCTGAAGATGACCGCCTTCCTCCTGCGGGAAGAGGGATACCAGGTGCTGACGGCAGAGGATGGCCGGCAGGCACTGCGCCTCATCGATGAGGAAGAACCAGACCTCCTGGTGCTGGATGTGATGATGCCCCATATTGACGGTCTGGAGGTCTGCCGGCGGGTGCGCCAGTCCCGCAACGTCCCCATCATCATCCTCTCGGCCAAGGGGGAGACCAGCGACCGCGTTCTGGGACTGGAGCTGGGGGCCGATGATTATCTGGCCAAGCCGTTCGAGCCCAGCGAACTGCTGGCGCGCATCAAGGCCCTCCTGCGGCGGGCGGCCGCCTTCTCCCAGCCGGCGCTGGAGAACCTGGAGGTGGGCGGGATCGCGCTGGATTCGGTCAATCATACCGCCACCTTGCCCAACGGCGAGACGGTGGTACTGACCCCTATCGAGTTCAAGCTCTTGCATGCCCTGATGAGCAATGCCGGCCGCACCGTCAGCCACGATAAACTGCTCAATTACGTCTGGGGGTACGATTATCCGGGCGATGCCAATCAGATCGCGGTCTATATCGGGCGCCTGCGCGCCAAGATCGAGGAGGACCGCCGGCACCCCCGACGTCTGATCACCGTGCGCGGCGTGGGCTACCGCTTCGAGAAGCCTTGA
- a CDS encoding DNA-3-methyladenine glycosylase: MTSEQVRLGREFYARDTLTVARELLGQRLVRVMEDGQRLAGIIVETEAYIGEEDQACHASHGRTPRNAVMYGPAGFAYIYFIYGMYYCLNVVTEQEGFPAAVLIRAIEPTEGIPRMQAHRQGRPLHELTNGPGKLCQALAIDRSLNGCDLCTSPWLFIEPARQNELRVAASRRIGVRGDALARERPWRFFLPDNPFVSHQGRAPG; encoded by the coding sequence ATGACATCGGAGCAAGTGCGCCTGGGGCGGGAGTTCTACGCACGTGACACGCTGACGGTGGCCAGGGAGCTGTTGGGCCAGCGCCTGGTGCGCGTCATGGAAGACGGCCAGCGCCTCGCCGGCATCATCGTGGAGACGGAGGCGTACATCGGCGAGGAGGACCAGGCGTGCCATGCCTCCCACGGCCGAACACCCCGCAACGCCGTGATGTACGGGCCGGCCGGCTTCGCCTACATCTACTTCATCTACGGCATGTACTACTGCCTGAACGTGGTCACGGAGCAGGAGGGCTTCCCGGCGGCGGTGCTTATCCGCGCCATCGAACCTACGGAGGGCATCCCCCGCATGCAGGCCCACCGTCAGGGCCGGCCCCTGCATGAGCTGACCAACGGGCCGGGCAAATTATGCCAGGCGCTGGCCATCGATCGCTCCCTGAACGGCTGTGATCTGTGCACCAGCCCCTGGCTCTTCATCGAGCCTGCTCGACAGAATGAGCTTCGGGTGGCGGCCAGCCGGCGCATCGGTGTGCGCGGCGATGCCCTGGCCCGCGAGCGCCCTTGGCGCTTCTTCCTGCCGGATAACCCATTTGTCTCACACCAGGGACGCGCCCCGGGGTAA
- a CDS encoding dual specificity protein phosphatase family protein yields the protein MLGKIAKGLGILRYRLRTQGLRVTLLWALDHAVRAVRGANIRRLCQITPELFVGGQYRRRGWPVMAGWGITAVVNMRVEFDDQAAGIAPPRYLHLPVEDDAAPTFEQLEAGVRFITDAVAEGGKVYVHCGAGVGRAATMAAAYLVSTGLTPAQAWERLRAVRPFIKPTPVQLAQLERFAEQWKARAGEAVKG from the coding sequence ATGCTGGGGAAAATCGCCAAAGGTCTGGGCATCCTGCGCTATCGCCTGCGCACCCAGGGCCTGCGGGTGACGCTGTTATGGGCGCTGGACCATGCGGTGCGCGCCGTGCGCGGCGCCAATATCCGCCGGCTGTGCCAGATCACCCCGGAGCTGTTCGTGGGCGGGCAGTACCGCCGGCGGGGCTGGCCGGTGATGGCCGGCTGGGGCATCACCGCAGTAGTGAATATGCGCGTGGAATTCGACGACCAGGCCGCCGGCATCGCGCCGCCGCGCTACCTCCACCTGCCGGTGGAGGATGACGCCGCTCCCACATTCGAACAGCTCGAGGCCGGCGTGCGGTTTATTACCGATGCGGTCGCCGAGGGGGGCAAGGTCTATGTGCACTGCGGCGCCGGCGTGGGGCGCGCCGCCACCATGGCGGCGGCCTATCTGGTCAGCACGGGGCTGACGCCGGCCCAGGCGTGGGAACGTCTGCGAGCGGTGCGTCCTTTCATTAAACCCACGCCGGTGCAGTTGGCGCAGTTGGAGCGCTTTGCCGAGCAGTGGAAGGCCCGCGCCGGGGAAGCGGTCAAAGGATAG
- a CDS encoding DUF3048 domain-containing protein, whose amino-acid sequence MNERQKRSAGWQAPLIIVALLLIASMVLGGCGASVKATPTPTKTPKSVSTNAPLPTNTPLPTSQPTETPVPSPAASSSPTIPAAGNGGTPQVELIVPALDNAICPLTGEVVTDPTKLERRPLAIKVSNAPSIVRPQAGLDKADVVFEHVAEADLTRFTAIYLCQDAEKVGSVRSARLIDLEIPAMFKSLFAFSGASGGVKLKIKASDFAERVFSPDPGFNDPGFRRIPQEGKAFEHTLFTDTPTLWKLASERGINQRQNLEGWVFSVQPPAGGTPAREIDIVYRPNIASAEYRYDPQREAYLRYVLGEPHVDEVTGQQLTARNVVVLYVNHVETDIVEDSTGPKPYYSIEIQIWGQGRAQLFRDGRMYELTWSRPRREDMIRFLDANGNPFPLKPGNTWIQVVPLNFQIAVRP is encoded by the coding sequence ATGAACGAACGGCAAAAACGATCCGCCGGCTGGCAAGCTCCCCTTATCATCGTAGCTCTGCTCCTCATCGCCAGCATGGTCCTCGGCGGCTGTGGCGCAAGCGTGAAGGCTACCCCCACTCCCACCAAAACGCCGAAAAGTGTCAGCACGAATGCCCCTCTCCCGACCAATACGCCCCTTCCTACTTCTCAACCGACAGAGACTCCCGTCCCTTCGCCGGCGGCTTCCTCGTCGCCCACCATCCCTGCGGCCGGCAACGGAGGGACACCGCAGGTCGAGCTGATTGTCCCGGCGCTGGACAATGCTATTTGTCCGCTGACCGGCGAGGTGGTGACCGATCCCACCAAACTGGAGCGCCGGCCGCTGGCCATCAAGGTCTCCAATGCCCCGTCCATCGTGCGGCCGCAGGCCGGCCTCGACAAGGCCGATGTGGTCTTCGAGCATGTGGCCGAGGCCGACCTGACCCGCTTCACCGCCATCTACCTGTGCCAGGACGCGGAAAAGGTGGGGTCGGTGCGCAGTGCGCGCCTGATTGACCTCGAGATCCCCGCCATGTTCAAATCGCTGTTCGCTTTCTCGGGTGCCAGCGGCGGGGTCAAGCTGAAGATCAAGGCGTCGGACTTCGCGGAGCGGGTCTTCTCCCCGGATCCGGGGTTCAATGACCCGGGGTTCCGGCGCATCCCGCAGGAGGGCAAGGCGTTCGAACATACCCTCTTCACCGACACGCCCACCCTCTGGAAGCTGGCGAGCGAGCGGGGCATCAACCAGCGGCAGAACCTGGAGGGGTGGGTCTTTTCGGTCCAGCCGCCGGCCGGCGGCACGCCGGCGCGCGAGATTGACATCGTCTACCGCCCCAACATCGCATCGGCCGAATACCGCTACGACCCACAGCGGGAGGCCTACCTGCGTTATGTCCTGGGCGAGCCCCACGTGGATGAGGTCACAGGCCAACAGTTAACGGCGCGCAATGTCGTCGTGCTCTATGTCAATCATGTGGAGACCGATATCGTGGAGGACAGCACCGGCCCCAAGCCCTATTACTCCATCGAGATCCAGATCTGGGGGCAGGGGCGCGCGCAGCTCTTCCGCGACGGCCGGATGTACGAGCTGACCTGGTCCCGGCCCCGGCGCGAGGACATGATCCGCTTCCTGGACGCCAACGGTAATCCTTTCCCTTTGAAGCCGGGCAACACCTGGATCCAGGTGGTTCCTTTGAATTTTCAGATCGCAGTGAGGCCGTAA